The following proteins come from a genomic window of Bactrocera dorsalis isolate Fly_Bdor unplaced genomic scaffold, ASM2337382v1 BdCtg143, whole genome shotgun sequence:
- the LOC105232521 gene encoding mucin-21, protein MDTDISSPESKQSRSKPVETLVLANYAAKAEQKRGGVGNGRKEDERITTAVMKVLEGYDWNLVQATAKVPSDRKKDHIKRPMNAFMVWAQAARRVMSKQYPHLQNSELSKSLGKLWKNLKESDKKPFMEFAEKLRLTHKQEHPDYKYQPRRKKARALTASGVQCDDVLSATTTTNSTAKLSCETATDCATGAFQSKSCSGTAGIRKVMGAGNAATANRINGRIIKQTPQPCHNSGKMDALSSYSTNAAFRNSNTSSNGAITCAADMLNSEAFISSLNSACAASLQSAANGGLIPELAGLDFGQQSQHYDYARPMDSPCSTASSLQSTGASTSADGQPLTPPATPYALSSGSLLSATLNDKRTPTHVQLSQAQNLLRPLSAAAVVDSDAAVGYGVLGDGAREYISLDESQYNSGLLDFQRSTHELLAANELASPNYNTAGGLSGGRIFNPDATANDSYNNYATGQYLAYNYVSNTDACNSPHSIGVLNYLESASSASGVVGAGSNRNSSNKSPSACSIGKFAAVHSYLAPNSMSNSDIDPKEIDQYLMDQVMVPLTQADASQLPQRSVPAVSTTCPSSTSASSVAGVVCTTITKTPSVTTTIPRGSSCIRSIGDKTNSAIGDGGEASNSVKSSASFQLLHKSHSQQQNDVLELQPIHRISSTTTSSSTSPAATNGISSEYGANSASNANESCNNNNGGMGGSNVGSSGNCFYVSGIDMNASALSVSHGYHHQHYGPHHLAQQQSSPHHQAQRDQQQSHHQQQQQHIWGSYVSP, encoded by the exons ATGGATACCGACATTAGTTCTCCCGAGTCGAAACAATCTCGCTCTAAGCCGGTGGAAACACTTGTGTTGGCAAACTATGCCGCAAAAGCGGAGCAGAAGCGTGGTGGTGTTGGCAATGGCCGCAAAGAGGATGAGCGCATTACGACGGCTGTTATGAAGGTCTTGGAGGGATACGATTGGAATTTGGTTCAAGCGACCGCCAA AGTCCCTTCGGACCGCAAAAAAGATCACATCAAGCGACCAATGAATGCGTTTATGGTCTGGGCACAGGCAGCACGACGAGTAATGTCCAAACAGTACCCCCATTTACAAAACTCAGAGCTGAGTAAATCGCTCGGAAAATTGTGGAA AAACCTGAAGGAGTCCGACAAGAAACCATTCATGGAATTCGCGGAGAAGCTGCGACTCACACACAAACAGGAGCATCCCGACTACAAATATCAGCCACGCCGCAAAAAAGCGCGCGCACTCACAGCCAGCGGGGTGCAATGCGACGATGTGCTGTCTGCGACGACAACCACAAACTCTACCGCAAAACTGTCCTGTGAAACAGCAACCGATTGTGCAACTGGCGCTTTTCAGTCAAAGAGCTGCAGTGGGACGGCCGGTATCCGGAAGGTAATGGGCGCAGGGAACGCAGCAACCGCAAATCGAATTAATGGGCGCATCATTAAGCAAACGCCACAGCCGTGCCATAACAGCGGTAAAATGGATGCGCTGAGCAGCTACAGCACGAACGCGGCTTTTCGCAATTCGAATACTAGCAGTAATGGCGCTATCACATGCGCCGCGGATATGCTGAATAGCGAGGCTTTCATTAGCTCGCTGAACAGCGCATGTGCTGCTTCATTGCAGAGCGCTGCTAACGGTGGGCTTATACCCGAATTGGCGGGACTTGATTTCGGGCAACAGTCGCAGCATTACGATTATGCGCGTCCAATGGATTCGCCATGCTCGACGGCGAGTTCATTGCAATCGACTGGCGCCAGTACTTCCGCCGACGGACAGCCGCTCACACCTCCTGCCACACCATATGCATTAAGTAGCGGCAGTCTGCTAAGCGCCACTTTGAACGACAAACGTACGCCCACGCATGTACAGCTATCACAGGCACAAAACTTATTACGACCTCTCAGTGCAGCTGCTGTGGTGGACTCGGATGCTGCCGTTGGTTATGGTGTGCTAGGGGATGGCGCCCGCGAGTACATATCTTTAGATGAAAGCCAGTATAATTCTGGGCTGCTGGATTTTCAGCGTTCTACTCATGAACTGCTCGCGGCTAACGAGTTAgcttcaccaaactacaatacggcGGGCGGCTTAAGCGGGGGACGCATTTTTAATCCTGATGCAACTGCGAACGATAGCTATAATAATTATGCCACCGGCCAATACCTTGCCTACAATTACGTTTCAAATACAGATGCCTGCAATTCACCCCATTCCATTGGAGTCTTGAATTACTTGGAGTCCGCATCATCTGCATCGGGAGTGGTAGGTGCAGGCAGTAACCGCAACAGCTCTAACAAATCGCCCTCGGCATGTTCAATAGGCAAGTTCGCAGCGGTGCATAGCTATTTAGCGCCGAATTCGATGAGCAATAGTGACATTGATCCAAAGGAAATTGACCAATATCTCATGGATCAAGTGATGGTGCCTCTGACCCAGGCCGATGCATCACAATTGCCGCAACGGTCGGTGCCCGCAGTGTCGACGACATGCCCGTCTAGCACCTCGGCCTCATCCGTAGCGGGCGTGGTgtgtacaacaataacaaaaacgccGTCGGTAACAACAACTATCCCAAGAGGGAGTTCATGCATAAGGTCCATCGGCGATAAAACGAATAGCGCCATTGGAGATGGGGGCGAAGCCAGTAATTCTGTGAAATCCTCTGCTTCTTTTCAATTGCTCCACAAATCACATTCACAACAGCAAAACGATGTTTTAGAGCTGCAACCGATACATCGGATATCAAGTACAACAACTTCATCATCAACATCACCAGCAGCAACGAATGGCATTTCCAGTGAATATGGCGCGAATAGCGCTAGCAACGCCAAtgagagctgcaacaacaacaatggcggtATGGGTGGCAGCAATGTCGGGAGCTCCGGTAATTGCTTTTATGTGAGTGGCATTGACATGAACGCGTCGGCGTTGTCAGTCTCCCATGGTTATCATCACCAACACTATGGACCACATCACCTAGCACAGCAGCAGTCCTCGCCGCATCACCAAGCACAACGCGACCAGCAACAGTCGCACcatcagcaacagcaacaacatataTGGGGTAGTTATGTCAGTCCataa
- the LOC105232522 gene encoding discs overgrown protein kinase, whose protein sequence is MELRVGNKYRLGRKIGSGSFGDIYLGTTINTGEEVAIKLECIRTKHPQLHIESKFYKTMQGGIGIPRIIWCGSEGDYNVMVMELLGPSLEDLFNFCSRRFSLKTVLLLADQMISRIDYIHSRDFIHRDIKPDNFLMGLGKKGNLVYIIDFGLAKKFRDARSLKHIPYRENKNLTGTARYASINTHLGIEQSRRDDLESLGYVLMYFNLGALPWQGLKAANKRQKYERISEKKLSTTILSLCKGFPSEFVNYLNFCRQMHFEQRPDYCYLRKLFRNLFHRLGFTYDYVFDWNLLKFGGPRNPQAIQQNQEGGGECQQGQEASATQQQQHQHNQKQIAGGVAAIGSAQIMNSGGGAQTLVSSSGAMVGGGGTSQMVVGSGTGGGGLNMDDSMAATNSSRPPYDTPERRPSIRMRPGGGGGGGVGCVQPSVVNDVRNAK, encoded by the coding sequence atggAATTGCGGGTTGGAAATAAATATCGCTTGGGTCGTAAAATTGGCTCAGGATCGTTTGGGGATATTTATCTTGGAACCACAATTAATACGGGCGAAGAAGTTGCCATAAAACTAGAATGCATTCGTACGAAACATCCCCAACTCCACATCGAGTCAAAATTCTATAAAACCATGCAGGGCGGCATAGGTATACCGCGTATTATCTGGTGTGGCTCAGAAGGTGACTACAACGTGATGGTGATGGAGTTGTTAGGTCCATCATTAGAGGACCTATTCAATTTCTGTTCCCGacgtttttcattaaaaaccgTTCTATTACTCGCCGATCAGATGATATCTCGCATAGACTACATACACTCTCGGGACTTCATTCACCGAGATATAAAACCGGACAACTTCCTCATGGGTTTGGGTAAGAAAGGCAACCTTGTTTATATAATTGACTTTGGACTAGCGAAAAAATTCCGCGACGCCCGCTCACTGAAACACATACCATACCGGGAAAATAAAAATCTCACTGGCACTGCCCGCTATGCGTCGATCAATACACATTTGGGCATTGAACAGTCTCGTCGTGACGATTTAGAATCCCTCGGTTACGTGCTGATGTATTTCAATTTGGGTGCACTGCCATGGCAAGGTTTGAAGGCAGCTAACAAGCGTCAAAAATACGAACGCATTTCGGAGAAGAAACTTTCTACGACGATATTGTCATTGTGCAAAGGTTTCCCAAGcgaatttgtaaattatttgaacttTTGCCGACAAATGCACTTTGAACAGCGACCGGATTATTGCTATTTAAGAAAACTCTTTCGTAATTTATTCCATCGTCTTGGCTTTACCTATGACTACGTATTCGATTGGAATCTGCTAAAATTTGGCGGCCCGCGCAATCCACAAGCTATACAACAAAATCAGGAGGGTGGTGGTGAATGCCAACAGGGACAAGAAGCGTCTGCaacacagcagcaacaacatcaacacaATCAAAAACAAATAGCTGGTGGTGTCGCTGCCATAGGTAGTGCACAAATCATGAATTCGGGCGGTGGAGCACAGACATTGGTCAGTAGTAGCGGAGCAATGGTCGGAGGTGGCGGCACTTCCCAAATGGTTGTGGGCAGTGGCACTGGTGGTGGCGGTCTTAATATGGATGATTCAATGGCGGCCACAAACTCATCGCGTCCTCCTTACGATACACCCGAGCGACGACCATCGATTCGCATGCGTCcaggtggtggtggtggtggaggTGTCGGATGTGTGCAACCGAGCGTTGTCAACGACGTGAGAAAcgcgaaataa